Part of the Chloroflexota bacterium genome is shown below.
CCCGACGTGGACGGGACCATCCGTGCCTGGGCGCTCATCGAGGCGCACCGCGAGGACAGCGTCTTCGTCGACCCGGCGAACCCGGACGCGGGACCGATCACCTGGGTCGGGCGCTGGCGCACCCTGGAGCAGCACTGGGCGTTCTCACTGAACACCGGCAACTTCGCCAACGCCTGGGACACGGTGAACTTTCCACGGCTCTTCTTCAACACCTTCGCGATCGCGGGCCTGTCCACGCTCTTCGCGGTGGTCTCGGCGATCTGCGTCGCCTATGGATTCAGCCGCTTCCGATTCCCAGGGCGCAACGGGCTCTTCGTGGTGATGCTGGCCACGATCATCCTGCCCTTCCAGGTGACGCTCGTTCCGAGCTACGCCGTCTACCTCGCCTTCGGCTGGATCGGGACGTGGTGGCCGCTCATCATCCCGCACGCCTTCGCCAACGCGTACAACGTGTTCCTGCTGCGCCAGTACTTCCTCACCATCCCGCGCGAGCTGGACGAGGCGGCGATGATCGACGGTGCGGGGCCGCTGCGCATCCTGCGCTCGATCATCGTGCCGCAGGCGATCCCGGCCATCGTGGCGGTCAGCCTCTTCCACTTCTTCTTCGCCTGGAACGAGTACTTCCTGCCGCTCGTGTACCTCCAGTCGGAGCCGGACCTCCAGCCGCTCTCGGTCGGCCTCGCTCGCTTCAACGCGCTCTACTCGCAGGAGCCGACCCTGATCCAGGCGGCGGCGATCATGGCCATGGCGCTGCCCGTCGTCGTCTTCTTCCTGGCCCAGCGGGCCTTCATGCGCGGCGTGGTGTTCGGAGGGGTGGAGAAGTGACGCTGACCGATGCCCTCGCCGCGCCAGCGGCGTTGGCGCGCCGCTTTCCGCGAGGCTTTGCCTTCGGCGCGGCAACCGCCAGCTACCAGATCGAGGGGGCCACGGACGCCGATGGCCGCGGTCCGAGCATCTGGGACACGTTCAGCCGCACGCCGGGACGGACGCGGAACGGCGAGACGGGCGACGTCGCCTGCGACCATTACCGCCGCTGGGAGTCCGACCTCGACCTGATGGCCGAGCTCGGGCTGCGCGCGTACCGGTTCAGCATCGCCTGGCCCCGGATCCAGCCGGCCGGCTCCGGGGCGCCGAACGTTGCCGGTCTCGACTTCTACGACCGGCTCGTGGACGGGCTCCTCGAGCGCGGCATCGAGCCGTGGCTGACCCTCTATCACTGGGACCTCCCGCAGCCGCTCGAGGACCGCGGCGGGTGGACCGAGCCGGAGATCGTCGAGCGGGTGGGGGAGTACGCATCGATCGTGGCGGCAGGCCTCGGCGACCGGGTGCGGCACTGGATCACGCTCAACGAACCGCGCACGCACTCGTACATCGGCTACGGGACGGGGCGCCACGCACCCGGACGCCACGGGTGGTCGACGGCGCTGCGGGCGGCCCACCACTCCCATCTCGCCCACGCGGCGGCCGCCCGCGCCATTCGGGCCGCGGCCCCCGCGGCGAGGGTCGGGATCTGCCATGACATCGCCGATCTCGTCCCCGCCGGCGGCGACGCCGATGACGCCGCGGCGACGGTGCGGCACGACGGCGCGATGCACCGCTGGTTTCTCGACCCCAC
Proteins encoded:
- a CDS encoding carbohydrate ABC transporter permease, producing the protein MSAVTARRERLRGGSVLQGHMRGFTARAGITLLAITTVSIFLMPLVFMVATAFKDQSQLTAPGAPLYPAQPETFEYEGEQYPVFDVPDVDGTIRAWALIEAHREDSVFVDPANPDAGPITWVGRWRTLEQHWAFSLNTGNFANAWDTVNFPRLFFNTFAIAGLSTLFAVVSAICVAYGFSRFRFPGRNGLFVVMLATIILPFQVTLVPSYAVYLAFGWIGTWWPLIIPHAFANAYNVFLLRQYFLTIPRELDEAAMIDGAGPLRILRSIIVPQAIPAIVAVSLFHFFFAWNEYFLPLVYLQSEPDLQPLSVGLARFNALYSQEPTLIQAAAIMAMALPVVVFFLAQRAFMRGVVFGGVEK
- a CDS encoding family 1 glycosylhydrolase; its protein translation is MTLTDALAAPAALARRFPRGFAFGAATASYQIEGATDADGRGPSIWDTFSRTPGRTRNGETGDVACDHYRRWESDLDLMAELGLRAYRFSIAWPRIQPAGSGAPNVAGLDFYDRLVDGLLERGIEPWLTLYHWDLPQPLEDRGGWTEPEIVERVGEYASIVAAGLGDRVRHWITLNEPRTHSYIGYGTGRHAPGRHGWSTALRAAHHSHLAHAAAARAIRAAAPAARVGICHDIADLVPAGGDADDAAATVRHDGAMHRWFLDPTFGRGYPTDMVRWYDEHGLLDRIDPDEVAVAEPVDFLAVNYYRRERIAAAPVTADWGIGSRVVDHVGEHAGNGWEIWPDGLR